One stretch of Candidatus Woesearchaeota archaeon DNA includes these proteins:
- the rdgB gene encoding RdgB/HAM1 family non-canonical purine NTP pyrophosphatase: MTLKFITGNTNKYDEATKILSNIEEIEQIYIDLDEIQSMDSKEIIKHKLEQAKKYEKNNFFVEDTSLNLLCLNGFPGPLIKWLYKKIGIQGIYELCKKYENYEATATITIGYLDKNNEEHYFEGKVAGKIVSPRGNNGFVWDNIFMPKEHKKTYAEMTKEEKNKISPRKIALEKLKNHLRKESE; this comes from the coding sequence ACGCTAAAATTCATAACAGGAAATACAAATAAATACGATGAAGCAACAAAAATATTGTCAAATATAGAGGAAATAGAACAAATTTACATCGATCTAGACGAAATACAAAGCATGGACTCAAAAGAAATAATAAAACATAAATTAGAACAAGCAAAAAAATACGAAAAAAACAATTTCTTTGTAGAAGACACCTCTTTAAACTTACTATGCTTAAATGGCTTTCCAGGACCACTAATCAAATGGCTATACAAAAAAATAGGAATACAAGGAATATACGAACTATGCAAAAAATACGAAAATTATGAAGCAACAGCAACAATAACAATAGGATACTTAGATAAAAATAATGAAGAACATTACTTCGAAGGAAAAGTTGCGGGAAAAATAGTGAGCCCAAGAGGAAACAACGGATTCGTATGGGACAACATATTTATGCCTAAAGAACACAAAAAAACATATGCAGAAATGACAAAAGAAGAAAAAAACAAGATAAGCCCAAGAAAAATAGCATTAGAAAAATTAAAAAATCACTTACGTAAAGAATCAGAATGA